In Candidatus Poribacteria bacterium, the following are encoded in one genomic region:
- a CDS encoding ABC transporter permease: MLMTLIQKEIMHHILSVRFVALLLMCLLLIPLTLSIGYRNYQQNLVDYQETVKLANIEEAKMNPKMELKPELEVSKLFLKPAPLSVFANGLGDALPSYLGMTRNGITQGAPALVSDSLSYLLGHLDFLFLVGTVFSLLALLFTFDAVAGEREAGTLRITLSNSLPRDLFLWSKLIGGYLVFVVPFLVSLLFGLLMLVWQGFPLGEPEIFPRVLSLIVVSLLYIGVFFAIGTVISTYLDNSKTALILAFTVWVFAVLITPRVGFLAAKFIAPTQTLQSVYLEKTALRENFNAELEEKKQKMHDEFWKSRSNNQPQPTSEADIEKTLEAHFASGFGPTKELDEQVKPLVEEFRQKFKEGADEIDRRYKREKARQEAVGEILSRVTPTSSLIYLTTNLTQTGKTKRDNYFQTGDRYYDALDTDWFSKVVDHVSMRIVAAYDTVQMTQPPPLEITTLGETLGQSMVDILLLCFFAVILTTGAFLKFFRSDI; this comes from the coding sequence ATGTTAATGACGTTGATTCAAAAAGAGATTATGCATCATATTTTGAGCGTTCGGTTTGTCGCTCTCCTTCTAATGTGTCTTCTGCTGATTCCACTTACGCTTTCTATCGGTTATCGAAATTACCAACAAAACCTTGTGGATTACCAAGAAACCGTCAAATTGGCAAACATCGAGGAAGCAAAGATGAATCCAAAAATGGAACTGAAGCCGGAGTTGGAAGTTTCTAAACTTTTCCTCAAGCCGGCCCCCTTGAGCGTTTTCGCAAACGGATTAGGGGATGCGCTACCGAGTTATCTTGGAATGACGCGCAACGGAATTACACAGGGTGCTCCGGCTTTGGTTTCAGATTCCCTTTCTTATCTTTTGGGCCATCTCGATTTTCTTTTCCTCGTTGGCACTGTTTTCAGTTTGCTTGCACTCCTGTTTACTTTTGATGCCGTTGCTGGTGAAAGAGAGGCGGGAACCCTTCGGATTACGCTATCAAATTCCCTACCGAGGGACCTCTTCCTATGGAGTAAACTGATCGGTGGTTACTTAGTGTTCGTCGTTCCGTTCTTGGTATCGCTGCTTTTTGGTTTACTGATGCTTGTTTGGCAAGGCTTTCCGCTTGGCGAACCCGAAATTTTCCCACGGGTGCTGAGTTTAATCGTTGTCTCGTTACTCTACATCGGGGTATTTTTTGCGATAGGGACGGTAATTTCGACTTATTTAGATAATTCCAAGACGGCACTCATCCTCGCGTTTACCGTCTGGGTATTTGCCGTGTTAATTACACCGCGTGTTGGGTTCCTCGCTGCGAAATTCATCGCCCCGACACAAACATTGCAGAGTGTCTATCTCGAAAAGACTGCCCTCCGCGAGAATTTCAACGCAGAACTTGAAGAAAAGAAACAGAAAATGCATGACGAATTCTGGAAAAGCCGTTCTAACAACCAACCGCAACCTACAAGTGAAGCAGATATTGAAAAGACCCTTGAAGCACATTTCGCGTCGGGTTTTGGTCCAACAAAAGAACTCGACGAACAGGTGAAACCGCTTGTGGAGGAATTTCGACAGAAATTCAAGGAGGGTGCTGACGAGATAGATCGACGTTATAAGCGCGAAAAAGCACGGCAAGAAGCGGTAGGGGAAATCCTTTCACGGGTCACACCAACATCTTCGCTTATTTATCTCACCACAAACCTAACACAGACCGGAAAGACAAAACGAGACAACTACTTTCAAACTGGCGATCGTTATTATGATGCGCTTGATACGGATTGGTTTAGCAAAGTTGTAGATCATGTTTCTATGAGAATTGTGGCAGCATATGATACTGTCCAAATGACACAACCGCCCCCTTTAGAAATCACAACCTTGGGAGAGACGCTTGGTCAATCGATGGTGGACATCCTATTGCTCTGTTTTTTTGCAGTGATATTGACTACCGGGGCGTTTCTGAAATTCTTCCGTTCCGATATTTAA
- a CDS encoding DUF1080 domain-containing protein produces the protein MLMTRTPKGMKLIVVGLSVFLFTFSAWAGKFLEKFDDRDLEAWRELIRLDSDIGRTSWEVVEGTLEGATRSALIRLLTMGNERWSNYDFEFDVKPLEKHNEGNITIAARVKGNRTIICIIGDGPRFAKPGEGIPAVPEPMATCMGGNFHSATGMRIFAQAPSPLLKLNKWSNLKVSVHGDTLTFWINGKAVLGPVVMEPKEGTLPLLRGKIGVGLANYTARFDNLAITGGSVRDNGGFSVSPNAKIATTWASLKQF, from the coding sequence ATGTTAATGACGAGGACACCAAAAGGTATGAAATTGATAGTTGTTGGACTGAGTGTTTTTCTCTTTACTTTCTCTGCATGGGCAGGTAAGTTTTTGGAGAAATTTGATGACCGAGATTTAGAGGCGTGGCGAGAATTAATTAGGCTTGATTCAGATATCGGGCGAACTTCTTGGGAAGTCGTTGAGGGTACGCTTGAAGGTGCCACGCGTTCCGCACTGATCCGTTTACTCACGATGGGGAACGAGAGATGGAGCAATTATGACTTTGAATTTGATGTCAAGCCTCTGGAAAAACACAATGAGGGTAACATTACGATTGCAGCACGGGTTAAGGGAAACCGAACGATCATCTGCATAATTGGTGACGGTCCCAGGTTCGCTAAACCGGGAGAAGGAATCCCAGCTGTGCCTGAACCCATGGCGACATGTATGGGTGGGAATTTTCACAGTGCTACAGGCATGCGGATTTTTGCACAGGCACCGAGTCCACTTTTGAAATTAAATAAGTGGTCGAATCTGAAGGTGAGCGTCCATGGCGATACCCTAACTTTCTGGATTAACGGAAAGGCGGTTTTGGGACCGGTAGTTATGGAGCCGAAGGAAGGCACACTGCCTCTTCTGAGAGGTAAAATCGGCGTAGGGCTCGCAAATTATACAGCGAGGTTTGACAACCTCGCCATTACCGGTGGTAGTGTCAGAGATAACGGGGGGTTCTCTGTATCACCAAATGCGAAAATCGCAACGACATGGGCAAGTCTAAAGCAGTTCTAA
- a CDS encoding ABC transporter permease yields the protein MLMTLIQKEIMHHILSVRFVALLLMCLLLVPLTLSINHRRYSQNLVDYQESIKREQAEAKENPPNAQDPNTEVSKLFLKPTPLSVFANGLEDALPTYLGMTRNGVRQGSAGVSQASVAYVLGNLDFLFIVGTVFSLLALLFTFDAVAGEREAGTLRINLSNSLPRDVFLWSKLIGGYIVFVVPFLVSFLLGLLLITWQGFPLGEFKIALPVLGLTLISLLYIAVFFAIGVFISTYLDNAKTALIVAFTFWVFAVLIVPRGAFVVAKLVSPTRTQQAVYMEKTILRNNLSKDKDEKIGEKMAEAFASSEGIAIRSDDTAFQERMDKLRKPIEEQFRRAFQNQTDKIDRDYQREKDRQEQVGETLSRIAPTSSLSYIAINLTQTGKLKRDGYFQTGERYYSQLDDSYFSEVSDDALAQILQIANRMTDSSESETDKIPPPPTLTEPSLSDTLRRSAVDVCLLGFFAVAFTAIAFLKFFRSDI from the coding sequence ATGCTAATGACATTGATTCAAAAAGAGATTATGCACCACATTTTGAGTGTCCGGTTTGTTGCGCTGCTGTTAATGTGCCTTTTGCTGGTGCCACTGACCCTTTCGATCAATCATCGAAGGTATAGCCAGAACCTGGTGGACTACCAAGAGTCGATTAAACGCGAACAGGCAGAAGCGAAAGAAAATCCGCCGAATGCGCAGGACCCGAACACGGAGGTTTCCAAGTTGTTCCTCAAACCTACACCTTTGAGCGTGTTTGCGAACGGTTTAGAGGATGCGCTGCCGACCTATCTTGGCATGACGCGTAATGGGGTCCGGCAAGGTTCAGCAGGCGTTTCTCAAGCCTCCGTTGCGTATGTATTGGGCAATCTCGATTTCCTGTTTATCGTAGGGACAGTTTTCAGTCTGTTGGCACTGCTGTTCACGTTTGATGCTGTTGCTGGGGAGCGGGAGGCGGGAACGCTGCGGATAAATCTATCGAATTCCCTGCCGCGAGATGTGTTTTTGTGGAGCAAGTTAATCGGTGGCTACATTGTGTTTGTCGTTCCGTTTTTAGTGTCATTCCTGTTAGGGTTGCTCCTAATCACTTGGCAGGGATTTCCGCTCGGTGAGTTCAAAATTGCACTGCCTGTATTGGGTCTGACGCTGATCTCGTTGCTCTATATTGCTGTATTTTTTGCGATAGGCGTGTTCATTTCAACCTATCTGGATAATGCCAAGACCGCGCTGATTGTCGCTTTCACGTTTTGGGTGTTTGCGGTGTTGATCGTGCCACGCGGCGCGTTTGTGGTGGCTAAACTCGTTTCACCGACCCGGACACAGCAGGCGGTTTATATGGAAAAAACGATACTTCGTAATAACTTGAGTAAAGATAAGGATGAAAAAATTGGCGAAAAAATGGCTGAAGCGTTCGCGAGTAGTGAAGGTATTGCTATTCGCTCAGACGACACAGCATTCCAAGAAAGAATGGATAAACTCAGAAAACCGATTGAGGAGCAGTTTCGACGGGCGTTTCAGAATCAAACGGACAAGATTGATAGGGACTATCAGCGTGAGAAGGATCGGCAAGAACAAGTTGGAGAGACCCTTTCTCGGATCGCGCCAACCTCTTCTCTGAGTTATATTGCGATAAATCTAACGCAAACGGGTAAGTTGAAAAGGGACGGCTACTTTCAAACGGGTGAGCGGTACTACAGCCAACTTGATGACTCGTATTTCAGCGAAGTTTCCGACGATGCACTGGCACAGATTCTGCAGATAGCGAATCGGATGACTGATTCTTCTGAATCCGAAACAGACAAAATTCCACCGCCGCCAACCTTGACGGAGCCTTCTTTATCGGACACGTTGCGTCGCTCTGCAGTAGACGTGTGCTTGCTCGGTTTTTTCGCGGTGGCGTTTACGGCGATAGCATTCCTAAAATTCTTCCGTTCTGATATTTGA
- a CDS encoding DUF1080 domain-containing protein, translating into MKFVSIVAILFLFTSSVWAGTFVETFGDGDLEGWKELVQLNKAPGSWEIVGDELHAISRETFIRLLTTGDNTWEDYTVEFDIKPLKKHGISSISIAARVKGTWVVYCSVEDLVVIIDDKPPVHQPRIVCVVGNLHGVSFASLHDARHPLLKLNKWSHLKLSVQGDSFTFWINGEQVMEPTKLQIFREVAVFKDFPDFLTGGVGFGLSNYTARFDNITITGDTIPNSGGFTVTSQDKLATTWGNLKRF; encoded by the coding sequence ATGAAATTTGTGTCTATTGTAGCAATCCTTTTTCTCTTCACCTCCTCTGTATGGGCAGGGACGTTTGTAGAAACCTTTGGTGATGGTGATCTGGAAGGATGGAAGGAACTCGTCCAGTTGAATAAAGCCCCTGGTTCTTGGGAAATTGTTGGCGATGAACTGCACGCCATAAGCCGTGAAACGTTTATACGTTTACTTACGACCGGAGATAACACATGGGAAGACTACACCGTTGAGTTTGATATCAAGCCGCTTAAGAAACACGGTATTTCCAGTATCTCGATTGCTGCACGGGTTAAGGGGACATGGGTAGTTTACTGCAGTGTTGAGGATTTAGTGGTTATAATCGATGATAAACCTCCAGTTCACCAACCACGAATAGTTTGTGTAGTAGGCAATTTACACGGTGTATCATTCGCATCTCTCCACGATGCTCGACATCCACTCTTAAAGTTGAACAAATGGTCACATTTAAAATTAAGTGTCCAAGGCGATAGCTTCACCTTTTGGATTAATGGGGAGCAGGTTATGGAACCTACGAAACTTCAGATTTTCAGAGAAGTTGCGGTTTTTAAGGACTTTCCTGACTTTCTGACAGGTGGTGTAGGCTTCGGTCTCTCGAATTATACGGCGCGTTTCGATAATATTACGATCACCGGCGATACGATTCCAAACAGCGGTGGGTTCACCGTAACATCCCAAGACAAACTCGCGACAACTTGGGGAAACTTGAAGCGGTTTTAA
- a CDS encoding DUF1080 domain-containing protein produces the protein MKCVSIIATLFLLTFSVWAGRFVETFDDDLADWQELNAHNAVPGSWEIIDAELEMTNPGGGARFFTTGDETWQDYSIEVNVKPLEKRGPGNIGILARVKGNRAVWCLVSDLFLNDPESKVMCISRDFNEKVHEALYIKRHRLLRLNKWSKLKLSVGGDHFTFSIDGKKITETGDPFILLHRGEELMIKTKDIASHPAGSAGFGLANYTARFDNITITGDTIPNSGGFAVKSQGKLATTWGNLKRF, from the coding sequence ATGAAATGTGTGAGTATTATAGCAACTCTTTTTCTTCTCACCTTCTCTGTATGGGCAGGGAGGTTTGTCGAAACCTTTGATGATGACTTAGCCGACTGGCAGGAACTTAACGCGCATAATGCTGTACCCGGCTCATGGGAAATCATTGATGCGGAACTTGAGATGACAAATCCTGGAGGGGGTGCCCGTTTTTTTACGACAGGGGACGAAACGTGGCAAGATTACAGTATCGAGGTTAATGTGAAACCGCTCGAAAAACGCGGACCCGGAAATATCGGGATTCTTGCACGGGTTAAAGGAAACCGGGCAGTTTGGTGTCTGGTGAGTGACCTCTTCTTAAACGATCCTGAATCAAAAGTGATGTGTATCAGTCGCGACTTTAATGAAAAAGTACACGAAGCACTGTACATAAAACGTCACAGACTTTTAAGATTGAATAAATGGTCTAAACTCAAATTGAGCGTCGGTGGAGACCACTTCACTTTCTCGATAGATGGAAAAAAAATAACGGAAACAGGAGATCCTTTTATCCTTTTACATCGTGGTGAAGAACTCATGATAAAGACAAAAGATATTGCATCGCATCCTGCAGGCAGTGCCGGTTTTGGGCTCGCGAACTATACGGCGCGCTTTGATAATATCACGATCACCGGCGATACGATTCCAAACAGCGGTGGATTCGCCGTAAAATCCCAAGGCAAACTCGCGACAACTTGGGGAAACTTGAAGCGGTTTTAA
- a CDS encoding DUF1080 domain-containing protein, protein MKCVSIMAILFLLTFSVWAGRFVETFDGKKLREWKELVQHNAAPGSWKIINGELEAISRGNATRLLTLGDETWRNYIVELNVKPLRKHGPGNIAIAAPIQGTWLMYYVIGDLPFLGRESMATAIAGNFHLNKSVFFSFEPSPFFDVNKWSILKLSVYGNTFNLSVNGKQLFKTIGGIPIPWAKVFQVIDPEFPDFQTGGVGFGLTNYTARFDNITITGEGIPDRGGLSVMPRAKLATTWGSLKRF, encoded by the coding sequence ATGAAGTGTGTGAGTATTATGGCAATCCTTTTTCTGCTCACCTTCTCTGTATGGGCAGGGAGGTTTGTCGAAACCTTTGATGGTAAGAAACTTCGAGAGTGGAAGGAGCTTGTCCAGCATAATGCTGCTCCGGGTTCTTGGAAGATTATTAATGGCGAACTCGAGGCAATAAGCCGTGGAAATGCAACCCGTTTGCTCACGCTTGGGGATGAAACGTGGCGAAATTACATTGTTGAACTGAATGTAAAGCCTCTCAGAAAACATGGTCCCGGAAACATCGCAATTGCCGCCCCGATTCAGGGAACCTGGTTGATGTACTATGTAATTGGGGACCTTCCTTTTCTCGGACGTGAATCCATGGCTACGGCGATCGCTGGCAATTTTCACCTGAATAAATCTGTCTTTTTTAGTTTTGAACCCAGTCCATTTTTTGACGTAAACAAGTGGTCAATTCTGAAGTTGAGCGTTTATGGAAATACTTTTAACCTCTCAGTTAACGGTAAACAGCTTTTTAAAACTATAGGAGGCATCCCTATCCCATGGGCTAAAGTATTTCAAGTGATTGATCCGGAATTCCCCGACTTCCAAACAGGTGGGGTTGGCTTTGGTCTCACAAATTATACAGCGAGATTCGATAATATTACCATTACTGGCGAGGGAATTCCAGACAGAGGCGGGTTATCAGTAATGCCAAGAGCCAAACTTGCAACAACGTGGGGCAGTTTGAAGCGATTTTAG